In Flavobacterium endoglycinae, one DNA window encodes the following:
- a CDS encoding rhodanese-like domain-containing protein, whose amino-acid sequence MNLSQEDWIAQLQADENAVILDVRTEDEFNDGYIENAVNIDINKGQAFIYEIEELDKNKNYYVYCRSGARSAKACQIMNELGIENAYNLLGGILDWEGETVQP is encoded by the coding sequence ATGAATTTATCACAAGAAGATTGGATTGCTCAGTTACAAGCTGACGAAAATGCAGTTATACTTGACGTAAGAACTGAAGACGAATTTAATGATGGCTATATTGAAAATGCTGTAAACATTGATATCAATAAAGGTCAGGCTTTTATTTATGAAATTGAAGAATTAGACAAAAATAAAAACTATTATGTGTACTGTCGTTCTGGTGCCAGAAGTGCTAAAGCATGTCAGATTATGAATGAGTTAGGTATCGAAAATGCCTATAATCTGCTTGGTGGTATACTGGACTGGGAAGGCGAAACCGTACAACCATAA
- a CDS encoding efflux RND transporter permease subunit, translating to MFNKFIQRPVLSIVISLIIVFLGVLSVLNLPITQFPTISPPMVNVTADYPGSNGELMIKAVVIPLERALNGVPGMKYMASDAGNDGEATIKVVFNLGTDPNQAAINVQNRVASVTNKLPPLVIREGIKITREVPSMLMYVNLYSTDKNTDMKFLYNYADINVLSELKRVNGIGSGDILGTREYAMRIWLKPDRMLAYKISADEVMEALSSQSLEASPGKTGESSGKRSQAFEYVLKYSGRFTTKEQYENIVVKSNPNGELLRLKDIAKVEFGSSMYDIYSNLNGRPSAAIVLKQSFGSNANQVIEEVKAKLEKIKQKFPKGMDYEISYDVSKFLDASIEKVIHTLVEAFILVGLVVFLFLGDWRSTVIPAIAVPVSLVGTFVFMTFFDISLNLITLFALVLAIGVVVDDAIVVIEAVHAKMEEEHLSPFKATKKAMHEIAGAIIAITFLMAAVFIPVAFMSGPVGVFYRQFSVTMATAIILSGIVALTLTPALCAMMLKNNHAMPKKKTPANRFIDAFNEKFNLAQGKYQNVLGKIVDRRVVTVVALLGFCLGTWIISSNVPSGFIPNEDQGMFYAVIQTPPGSSLERTNNIAERVQKIAEHIDGVKSVSSLAGYEILSEGTGANSGTCLVNLKDWSDRKESVIEIMHEMEEKCKDITGANIEFFQPPAVPGYGAAGGFELRLLDKTGSGDYKRMEQVNNDFVAELNKQPELSNVFSFYSSSFPQYMMKVDNDLAQQKGISIENAMNTLSTLVGSNYEISFIKYGINYKVIVQASPEYRALPEDILKLYVKNNRDEMVPYSAFMRLEKVYGLSEITRHNMYTSTQISGSAAAGYSSGTAIKVIQEIAAKKLPRGYDIDWAGISADEVAQGNQAIWVFLICLGFVYLVLAAQYESFILPLSVILSLPAGIFGAFLLLKIAGLENNIYAQVAMVMLIGLLGKNAVLIVEFAIQRHATGMSVLQAAMEGAKARFRPILMTSFAFIAGLLPLVFATGPGKIGNRTIGTAAAGGMLIGTICGVFVIPGLYYIFGRIAEKHKLVKHEEENPLTEEIDNNHV from the coding sequence ATGTTTAATAAATTTATTCAAAGACCTGTTCTTTCGATAGTAATATCGTTGATTATTGTCTTTTTAGGGGTATTGTCGGTTTTAAATTTACCAATTACCCAATTCCCTACGATTTCACCTCCAATGGTGAATGTTACCGCAGACTATCCTGGGTCTAACGGTGAGTTGATGATTAAGGCGGTTGTTATTCCTTTGGAAAGAGCCTTAAACGGGGTTCCGGGAATGAAATATATGGCTTCTGATGCTGGTAACGATGGAGAAGCTACTATTAAAGTAGTTTTTAACTTGGGTACAGATCCAAATCAAGCGGCGATTAACGTTCAAAACCGTGTGGCTTCGGTTACCAATAAACTTCCTCCTTTGGTAATTAGAGAAGGTATCAAAATTACTCGTGAAGTACCAAGTATGTTGATGTACGTAAACCTTTATAGTACGGATAAAAATACCGACATGAAGTTCTTATACAACTATGCCGATATCAACGTACTTTCTGAATTAAAAAGGGTAAATGGTATTGGTTCTGGGGATATCTTAGGAACACGTGAATATGCCATGCGTATCTGGTTGAAACCAGACCGTATGCTGGCTTATAAAATTTCTGCTGATGAAGTAATGGAAGCATTATCAAGTCAGAGTTTGGAAGCTTCTCCAGGTAAAACAGGAGAGAGCTCTGGTAAACGTTCTCAAGCATTCGAATATGTATTGAAATATTCAGGACGTTTTACCACAAAAGAACAATATGAGAATATCGTAGTAAAATCAAATCCAAACGGAGAGCTTTTACGCTTAAAAGATATTGCAAAAGTTGAATTTGGAAGCTCGATGTACGATATCTATTCTAACTTGAATGGAAGACCATCTGCGGCGATCGTATTAAAACAATCTTTTGGAAGTAACGCGAATCAGGTTATTGAAGAAGTAAAAGCGAAACTGGAAAAAATCAAACAAAAATTCCCAAAAGGAATGGATTATGAGATTTCGTATGATGTTTCTAAATTCCTTGACGCTTCTATCGAAAAAGTAATTCATACTTTGGTTGAAGCCTTTATTCTGGTAGGTTTAGTAGTATTCCTTTTCTTAGGAGACTGGCGTTCTACAGTTATTCCAGCAATTGCGGTTCCAGTATCGCTGGTAGGAACTTTTGTGTTCATGACATTCTTCGATATATCGTTGAACTTAATTACCTTATTTGCTCTAGTATTGGCAATCGGGGTCGTAGTCGATGATGCGATTGTGGTTATCGAAGCCGTTCACGCCAAGATGGAAGAAGAACACTTGTCGCCATTTAAGGCAACTAAAAAGGCAATGCACGAAATTGCGGGGGCGATCATTGCCATTACGTTCTTAATGGCGGCGGTATTTATTCCAGTGGCGTTTATGTCGGGACCTGTTGGAGTATTCTACAGACAGTTCTCGGTTACTATGGCAACTGCGATTATTCTATCTGGTATTGTAGCATTGACCTTAACTCCTGCGCTTTGTGCGATGATGTTAAAAAACAATCATGCTATGCCTAAAAAGAAAACGCCTGCAAACCGATTTATTGATGCTTTCAACGAAAAGTTCAATTTAGCACAAGGTAAATATCAAAATGTATTAGGTAAAATTGTTGACAGAAGGGTCGTAACAGTTGTAGCGCTTCTAGGATTCTGTCTTGGAACATGGATTATCAGCAGCAACGTGCCTTCTGGATTTATTCCTAATGAGGATCAGGGAATGTTCTATGCCGTTATTCAGACGCCTCCGGGATCTTCATTAGAAAGAACCAATAATATTGCAGAAAGAGTTCAAAAAATTGCTGAACACATTGATGGCGTAAAATCAGTTTCTTCATTAGCAGGTTATGAAATCCTTTCAGAAGGTACAGGAGCAAACTCAGGTACTTGTTTGGTGAACCTTAAAGATTGGAGTGACAGAAAAGAATCTGTTATTGAGATTATGCATGAAATGGAGGAAAAATGTAAAGATATTACAGGTGCTAATATCGAGTTTTTCCAACCGCCAGCGGTACCTGGATATGGTGCTGCCGGAGGATTTGAGCTTCGTTTGCTAGATAAAACAGGTTCTGGAGATTATAAGAGAATGGAACAGGTAAACAATGATTTTGTGGCTGAATTAAATAAACAGCCTGAATTATCGAATGTTTTCAGTTTCTATAGTTCAAGTTTCCCTCAGTATATGATGAAAGTGGACAATGATTTGGCACAGCAAAAAGGTATTTCTATCGAAAATGCCATGAATACGTTGTCAACTCTTGTGGGAAGTAACTACGAAATCAGTTTTATTAAATACGGAATCAACTATAAAGTAATCGTTCAGGCTTCTCCAGAATATCGTGCGCTGCCAGAAGATATTTTGAAATTGTATGTGAAGAACAATCGTGATGAAATGGTGCCTTATTCTGCTTTTATGAGATTAGAAAAAGTGTACGGACTTTCAGAGATTACACGTCATAATATGTACACTTCTACACAAATTAGTGGTTCTGCAGCAGCAGGTTATAGTTCTGGAACGGCCATTAAAGTAATTCAGGAAATTGCAGCTAAAAAATTACCAAGAGGATATGACATTGACTGGGCAGGTATTTCTGCCGATGAGGTGGCACAAGGTAATCAGGCAATCTGGGTATTTTTAATCTGTTTAGGATTCGTATACTTAGTGTTAGCTGCCCAATACGAAAGTTTTATTTTACCATTATCTGTAATTCTTTCTCTTCCTGCGGGTATTTTTGGAGCTTTCCTTTTATTAAAAATAGCTGGATTAGAAAACAACATTTACGCTCAAGTAGCCATGGTAATGCTTATTGGATTATTAGGTAAAAATGCCGTGTTGATTGTTGAGTTTGCGATTCAAAGACATGCTACAGGTATGTCTGTGTTACAAGCTGCAATGGAGGGTGCAAAAGCAAGGTTCCGTCCAATTTTGATGACTTCATTTGCTTTTATTGCGGGATTATTACCGCTGGTTTTTGCAACTGGTCCTGGTAAAATTGGTAACCGAACTATTGGTACTGCTGCGGCAGGAGGTATGCTTATAGGAACCATCTGCGGAGTATTTGTAATTCCGGGCTTGTATTACATTTTTGGCCGAATTGCTGAAAAACACAAGCTGGTAAAACATGAAGAAGAAAATCCATTAACAGAAGAAATTGATAACAATCATGTATAA
- a CDS encoding M1 family metallopeptidase, with product MKKLSLYFALAGFLFLAETSFAQELYMPRNIKAAYAKGTRSMDGKPGKNYWQNHGKYTMDITVDAKTKMVSGTETIIYENNSNDSLRNFVIRFVNNLHKPSAPRSGTVSEDFLSNGLTITSLKIGGETYKEDGRSWGTVGNIKMKKAIAPHSKTTINIDWNYPLSKESGREGQIDESTFFVAYSYPRVSVFDDYNGWDRLPHTDRQEFYNDFNDYVYSVKAPKNFVVYATGDLLNPDEVLQPEFAARLKKSYVTDEILHIANEQEMKSGVVTKQNDWNTWKFQANNISDVCFGLSDHYLWDASSVIVDKKANRRASVQAAYDIKGTDFVNSVKNNQYALDWFSNNWPGIPYPFSKMTAFQGFADMEYPMMCNDSQMDDPKFAQLVQDHEVAHTYFPFYMGINETRYAFMDEGWATTFEYLIGIAEHGKEAADKFYKEFRVEQYINDKSTEEDQPIISMSTQVSGPGYGNNSYGKASLSYIALKDLLGDDLFKKSLHHYMDTWNGKHPIPWDYFNSMNTGSGKNLNWFFNNWFFTNNYIDLSVKGVAKNTISIQNDGGFAIPFDVIVVYADNSTETLHQTPAVWEKNGKNISVTVKAKKAIKKVTVDGGIFLDATPENNSLSI from the coding sequence ATGAAAAAACTATCACTCTATTTTGCTTTAGCAGGATTTTTATTTTTGGCAGAAACAAGCTTCGCGCAAGAGCTTTATATGCCAAGAAATATTAAAGCCGCTTACGCAAAAGGTACCCGTTCGATGGACGGAAAACCGGGAAAAAATTATTGGCAGAATCATGGTAAATATACTATGGATATTACAGTAGATGCCAAAACCAAAATGGTTTCAGGAACCGAAACTATTATTTATGAAAACAACAGTAACGACAGTTTACGAAATTTTGTAATTCGTTTTGTAAACAATCTGCACAAACCATCTGCACCAAGAAGCGGAACTGTAAGCGAAGATTTCCTAAGCAACGGATTAACGATTACTTCTCTTAAAATAGGTGGCGAAACCTATAAAGAAGATGGAAGAAGCTGGGGAACAGTTGGAAATATAAAAATGAAAAAAGCCATCGCGCCTCATTCTAAAACAACCATTAATATCGACTGGAATTATCCTTTGTCGAAAGAAAGCGGTAGAGAAGGACAAATTGACGAAAGTACTTTCTTTGTAGCGTATAGTTACCCGAGAGTTTCTGTTTTTGATGATTACAATGGTTGGGACAGATTACCACATACAGATCGTCAGGAATTTTACAACGACTTTAATGATTACGTCTATTCTGTAAAAGCACCTAAAAATTTTGTAGTCTATGCAACAGGAGATTTATTAAATCCAGATGAGGTTTTACAGCCAGAGTTCGCAGCGCGTCTTAAAAAATCATACGTAACAGATGAAATTCTGCATATTGCCAACGAACAAGAAATGAAAAGCGGAGTTGTTACCAAACAAAACGATTGGAATACTTGGAAATTTCAAGCTAACAATATTTCAGATGTATGTTTTGGATTGAGCGATCATTATTTATGGGATGCCAGCAGTGTGATAGTCGACAAAAAAGCAAACCGTCGTGCAAGCGTTCAGGCGGCTTATGATATTAAAGGAACTGATTTTGTTAATTCTGTTAAAAACAATCAATATGCTTTAGATTGGTTTTCAAATAACTGGCCTGGAATTCCATATCCATTTTCTAAAATGACGGCTTTTCAAGGTTTTGCAGACATGGAATATCCAATGATGTGTAACGATTCGCAAATGGATGATCCAAAATTTGCACAATTGGTGCAGGATCATGAAGTAGCACATACGTATTTTCCATTTTACATGGGAATCAACGAAACACGTTATGCTTTTATGGACGAAGGCTGGGCAACTACTTTTGAATATTTAATTGGAATTGCAGAGCATGGAAAAGAAGCTGCTGATAAATTTTATAAAGAATTTAGAGTGGAACAATACATTAATGATAAATCAACAGAAGAAGATCAGCCAATTATCTCAATGTCTACACAAGTTTCGGGTCCGGGTTATGGAAACAATTCTTATGGAAAAGCATCACTTTCCTATATAGCTTTAAAAGATTTGCTTGGAGATGATTTGTTCAAAAAATCATTGCATCATTATATGGATACTTGGAACGGAAAACACCCAATTCCTTGGGATTATTTTAATTCGATGAATACTGGTTCGGGAAAAAATCTGAATTGGTTCTTCAATAACTGGTTCTTCACCAATAACTATATTGATCTTTCGGTTAAAGGAGTGGCAAAAAATACTATATCCATACAAAATGATGGAGGTTTTGCTATACCATTTGACGTAATTGTGGTTTACGCAGATAATTCGACAGAAACATTACATCAGACTCCTGCCGTTTGGGAAAAAAATGGAAAGAATATATCTGTAACCGTTAAGGCGAAAAAAGCAATTAAAAAAGTGACCGTTGACGGCGGAATTTTCCTAGACGCTACTCCTGAAAATAATTCACTAAGCATTTAA
- a CDS encoding NADP-dependent glyceraldehyde-3-phosphate dehydrogenase, with the protein MSLIPEEFEIKSLLNQDTYLVNGELKQWTGQTTPVFSTISSTEKYAPTLLGSIPFMGEKEAAEVVEAANEAYDKGQGLWPTMKVADRIKCMEKFVSQMKETREEVVKYLMWEIGKSLGDSQKEFDRTVEYIYDTIASYKELNGRSAHFEKVQGVNAMIRRGPLGVVLCLGPYNYPLNETFSLLIPALIMGNTVIFKPAKHGVLCISPLLEAFKTSFPKGVINIVYGRGREVASPIMKSGKIDVLALIGNSKSAIALQDQHPNKNRLRLILGLEAKNPAIILPDADLDLAIQECITGTLSFNGQRCTALKVLYVHESIAEEFNKRFSEKVDSLKFGNPWESGVSLTPLPETEKPSYIQGLIDDATSKGAKILNEKGGKHTDNYIFPAVLYPVNSKMRVYHEEQFGPVVPVISFKDIKEPLEDMAESNYGQQVSLFGKDIKTLAPLIDALVNLVCRVNLNSSCQRGPDAFPFTGRKDSAVGTLSIPDALRSFSIRTFVASKDIAYNNEILQELLNSKESNFINTDYIL; encoded by the coding sequence ATGAGTTTAATACCCGAAGAATTTGAAATTAAATCTCTTTTAAATCAAGATACTTATCTTGTAAATGGAGAGTTGAAACAATGGACAGGGCAGACCACACCTGTGTTTTCGACCATTTCATCTACAGAAAAATATGCACCTACTTTATTAGGATCGATTCCTTTTATGGGCGAAAAAGAAGCTGCCGAAGTTGTTGAAGCAGCCAATGAAGCTTATGATAAAGGACAAGGTTTGTGGCCTACAATGAAAGTTGCTGACCGTATTAAATGCATGGAAAAATTCGTTTCTCAAATGAAAGAAACCCGCGAAGAAGTGGTGAAGTATTTAATGTGGGAAATTGGAAAATCATTAGGCGATTCTCAAAAAGAATTTGACAGAACTGTCGAATACATTTATGACACTATTGCCAGTTATAAAGAATTAAACGGACGAAGCGCTCATTTTGAAAAAGTACAAGGAGTAAATGCCATGATTCGCCGTGGCCCTCTTGGAGTGGTTTTGTGTCTTGGACCATACAACTATCCTTTAAATGAAACGTTTTCATTATTGATTCCGGCCTTGATTATGGGAAATACTGTTATCTTCAAGCCTGCCAAACATGGAGTTTTATGTATTTCACCATTATTAGAAGCTTTTAAAACAAGTTTCCCAAAAGGTGTTATCAATATTGTGTATGGAAGAGGACGTGAAGTAGCTTCTCCAATCATGAAATCAGGAAAAATTGATGTTCTGGCATTAATTGGAAACAGTAAATCAGCAATTGCGTTACAAGATCAGCATCCAAACAAAAACAGATTGCGTTTAATTTTAGGTCTTGAAGCGAAAAACCCAGCAATTATTCTTCCAGATGCTGATTTAGATTTGGCTATTCAGGAATGTATCACAGGAACTTTATCGTTTAACGGGCAACGTTGTACAGCTTTAAAGGTATTATACGTTCACGAATCTATTGCGGAGGAATTCAATAAAAGATTCTCTGAAAAAGTAGATTCATTAAAATTTGGAAATCCTTGGGAATCTGGAGTGTCTTTAACACCACTTCCAGAAACTGAAAAACCATCTTATATTCAAGGATTAATTGACGATGCAACAAGTAAAGGTGCTAAAATCCTAAACGAAAAAGGAGGAAAGCATACTGATAATTATATCTTTCCAGCCGTTTTATATCCGGTAAACAGCAAAATGCGTGTGTATCATGAAGAACAATTTGGTCCTGTGGTTCCAGTTATTTCTTTTAAAGATATCAAAGAACCTCTTGAAGATATGGCCGAATCTAATTATGGGCAGCAGGTAAGTTTGTTCGGAAAAGACATTAAAACTCTGGCACCGCTTATAGATGCTTTGGTAAACTTAGTGTGCCGTGTAAACTTAAACAGCTCTTGCCAGAGAGGTCCAGATGCATTCCCATTTACAGGTCGTAAAGATTCTGCTGTAGGAACTCTAAGTATTCCAGATGCTTTGCGTTCATTCTCAATCCGTACGTTTGTCGCTTCAAAAGACATTGCTTATAACAACGAAATTCTGCAGGAATTGTTAAACAGCAAAGAGTCGAATTTCATAAATACCGACTATATTTTGTAA
- a CDS encoding efflux RND transporter periplasmic adaptor subunit → MKKIIVFTGLMALMCLTSCTSKKEEKEEVEKFTVTNPVKIDTSFTKEYVSQIKSVRNIELRAQEKGFLQNIYVDEGQFVKAGQLLFRIMPNMYQAELLKAQAEQKSAEIELQNAKLLADKNIVSKNELSVAQAKLQSAKAEVSLAKLHLSFTEIRAPFDGTIDRIPLKLGSLIDEGELLTSLSDNSQMFAYFNVSEPEYLQYETNIKDRADNKVSLVLANGDIFKDKGNVEVIESEFNNETGNIAFRARFPNSGKLLRNGETGQVQMNVPLKNAIVIPQKATYEIQDKKYVFIVDKNNKVTSREITITGEIPDLYVIKSGLTESDRILLEGVQKVKENDKIKFDYESPKEVINHLRLKAE, encoded by the coding sequence ATGAAAAAAATCATTGTGTTCACGGGCTTAATGGCCTTGATGTGTTTAACGAGCTGCACATCTAAAAAAGAAGAAAAAGAAGAAGTTGAAAAATTCACGGTTACTAATCCGGTAAAAATCGACACTTCATTTACTAAAGAATATGTTTCACAAATAAAATCAGTTCGAAATATCGAACTACGCGCCCAAGAAAAAGGGTTTTTACAAAATATATATGTTGATGAAGGACAGTTTGTAAAAGCTGGCCAGCTGTTGTTTAGAATTATGCCAAACATGTATCAGGCAGAATTATTAAAAGCACAAGCAGAACAAAAATCAGCAGAAATCGAATTACAAAATGCTAAATTGCTGGCTGACAAAAATATCGTTTCTAAAAACGAATTAAGTGTTGCTCAAGCAAAATTACAATCAGCAAAAGCTGAAGTATCATTAGCAAAACTTCATTTATCATTTACAGAAATCAGAGCTCCATTTGATGGAACGATTGACCGTATTCCTTTAAAACTAGGAAGTTTAATTGACGAAGGTGAATTATTGACAAGTCTTTCAGACAACAGCCAGATGTTTGCTTATTTCAACGTTTCTGAACCAGAATATCTTCAGTACGAAACCAATATTAAAGACCGTGCAGATAACAAAGTTTCTTTGGTTTTAGCAAACGGAGATATTTTTAAAGATAAAGGAAATGTTGAGGTTATCGAAAGTGAATTCAACAACGAAACCGGAAATATCGCTTTCCGAGCAAGATTCCCTAATTCTGGAAAATTGCTTAGAAATGGTGAAACTGGACAGGTTCAAATGAACGTTCCTCTTAAAAATGCTATCGTAATTCCGCAAAAAGCAACTTACGAGATCCAAGATAAAAAATATGTTTTTATAGTTGATAAAAACAATAAAGTAACTTCAAGAGAAATCACGATTACGGGTGAAATCCCTGATCTATACGTGATTAAAAGCGGTCTTACAGAGAGCGATAGAATCTTACTTGAAGGTGTTCAGAAAGTAAAAGAAAACGACAAAATTAAATTCGATTACGAATCTCCTAAAGAAGTGATCAATCATTTACGCTTAAAAGCAGAATAA
- a CDS encoding TolC family protein — protein sequence MYKIKLYQYSIALSLCLAVAGCKAPAAETASTSAPVPEAFGNEKSQDTTNTASLKWKEFFKDQNLVDLIDIALKNNQELNMTLQEIEIAKNDIRVRKGLLLPSAGIRAGAGVEKVGRYTSQGAGDATTEIKPGVETPDPLGDFTIAAYANWEVDIWKKLRNSKKAAVNRYLATIEGKNFVITNLIAEIADSYYELLALDTQLDIVKQTIELQSNALEIVKVQKQAARATELGVQKFQAEVLTSKSLEFDILQKIKENENKINFLLGRYPQEIKREKTNFTDLLPAAVSSGVPSQLLMNRPDVKQAELELVAAKLDVKVARAEFYPSLDISAAIGVQAFKPSYLFTFPESLLYSLAGDLVAPLINRNAIKAEFSSANARQLQALYNYDKTILNAYLEVSTQLSKIENLQKGYDLKSQQVDALNRSIDVSNDLFKSARVDYFEVLMTQRDALEAKLELVDTKKEQLNAAVHVYRDLGGGWK from the coding sequence ATGTATAAAATCAAATTATATCAATACAGTATTGCATTGAGCTTATGTCTTGCCGTGGCAGGATGTAAGGCTCCTGCAGCTGAAACAGCAAGTACAAGTGCACCAGTTCCGGAAGCATTTGGAAATGAAAAATCTCAGGATACAACCAATACAGCATCTTTAAAATGGAAAGAATTTTTTAAAGATCAAAACTTGGTTGATCTTATTGATATTGCGTTGAAAAACAATCAGGAATTGAATATGACTTTGCAGGAAATCGAAATTGCAAAGAATGATATTCGCGTTCGAAAAGGACTTTTACTGCCAAGTGCCGGTATTCGTGCAGGAGCTGGAGTTGAAAAAGTAGGTAGATATACGAGCCAAGGAGCTGGTGACGCTACTACAGAAATCAAACCAGGTGTTGAAACTCCAGATCCGCTGGGAGACTTTACAATTGCGGCATATGCCAACTGGGAAGTAGATATCTGGAAAAAACTGCGTAATTCTAAAAAAGCAGCTGTAAACCGTTATTTAGCAACAATTGAAGGTAAAAACTTTGTAATCACCAATCTAATCGCGGAAATCGCTGATTCGTATTATGAATTATTAGCTTTAGACACGCAGCTGGATATTGTAAAACAAACTATTGAATTACAAAGCAACGCTTTGGAAATTGTAAAAGTTCAAAAACAGGCGGCAAGAGCAACAGAACTAGGCGTTCAGAAATTTCAGGCTGAGGTTTTAACTTCAAAAAGTTTAGAGTTTGATATTCTTCAGAAAATCAAAGAAAACGAAAACAAAATCAACTTTTTGTTAGGACGTTATCCGCAGGAAATCAAAAGAGAGAAAACCAATTTTACAGATTTGCTTCCAGCAGCTGTAAGCTCAGGAGTTCCATCTCAATTATTGATGAACCGTCCAGATGTGAAACAAGCTGAATTAGAGTTGGTTGCTGCAAAACTGGATGTTAAAGTTGCTCGTGCAGAGTTTTATCCTTCATTAGATATCTCAGCAGCAATTGGAGTTCAGGCTTTTAAACCGTCTTATTTGTTTACATTTCCTGAATCATTATTGTATTCATTAGCAGGAGATTTAGTGGCACCGCTTATTAACAGAAATGCAATTAAGGCAGAATTTTCTAGTGCAAATGCAAGACAGCTTCAAGCATTATACAATTACGATAAAACCATTTTAAATGCTTATTTAGAAGTTTCAACACAGCTTTCTAAAATCGAAAACCTACAAAAAGGTTACGATTTAAAATCACAGCAGGTTGATGCTTTAAACCGATCTATCGACGTTTCAAATGATTTGTTTAAATCGGCAAGAGTAGATTATTTCGAGGTTTTAATGACTCAGAGAGATGCATTAGAAGCTAAACTGGAATTAGTCGATACTAAAAAAGAACAATTAAATGCCGCAGTTCATGTTTACAGAGACCTTGGGGGCGGATGGAAATAA
- a CDS encoding GNAT family N-acetyltransferase: MEIKVIEASQTWQIRHEVMWPNEPFEFVQLEEDNSGYHFGVFDGELLVSIVSCFIEGKEMQFRKLATLENHQGKGIASHLLKYILDFAKSNNIEKVWCNARTNKKSFYEKAGFIDTYKTFTKAGQEFTIMELKT; the protein is encoded by the coding sequence ATGGAAATCAAAGTTATAGAAGCATCACAAACTTGGCAGATTCGGCATGAAGTTATGTGGCCGAACGAGCCTTTTGAATTTGTACAGCTTGAAGAAGACAATTCTGGATATCATTTTGGCGTATTTGATGGCGAATTATTAGTATCAATTGTTTCTTGTTTTATTGAAGGAAAAGAAATGCAGTTTCGTAAGCTGGCAACTTTAGAAAATCATCAGGGAAAAGGAATTGCTTCACATCTTTTGAAATATATTTTAGATTTTGCTAAGAGTAATAACATAGAAAAAGTTTGGTGTAATGCTAGAACCAATAAAAAGTCATTTTATGAAAAAGCAGGATTTATAGATACTTATAAAACCTTTACCAAAGCTGGACAAGAATTCACGATAATGGAATTAAAAACCTGA